The following coding sequences are from one Pelagovum sp. HNIBRBA483 window:
- a CDS encoding sugar ABC transporter substrate-binding protein, translating to MSNFTYIVSKPLAAAALLALSAGAVVAQDAPEWLGGELKKPLSETRIGITVLYPGSNSYQAKYAETAEDYAAELGIQATVMDPQGDPATQFDQIQDMASQNMDAMVVWPTSQNALIPAIRNASRAGIPVVTSNSPLGEAGRRYIEGHTGPDDCALAAQAAEMLGDALGGQGNIVVVEGTPGYAVSILRGNCFLDELADNYPDIEVLASQTAEWNREKAQTVTETFLTQFGDQIDGVYAFDDGMALGVVSALQGAGKEPGDVKVVSCNQFGEGWDAMREGWISGSGKQSPIDDAILAIQTAIKVANGIEVPELQEIERAKITPENVDEFERPTW from the coding sequence ATGTCCAATTTCACCTATATCGTGAGCAAGCCGCTTGCCGCCGCTGCGCTTCTGGCGCTGTCCGCTGGGGCCGTAGTCGCGCAAGACGCACCCGAATGGCTGGGTGGCGAACTGAAGAAGCCGCTCTCCGAGACTCGGATCGGTATTACGGTTCTGTATCCCGGTTCGAATTCCTATCAGGCCAAGTATGCCGAAACAGCCGAAGACTATGCCGCCGAGCTTGGCATTCAGGCCACGGTGATGGACCCGCAGGGCGATCCGGCCACGCAGTTCGACCAGATTCAGGACATGGCTTCTCAGAACATGGATGCCATGGTCGTTTGGCCGACGTCCCAGAATGCACTGATCCCCGCGATCCGCAACGCGTCGCGTGCCGGTATTCCCGTTGTGACATCGAATTCGCCCCTTGGCGAGGCCGGCCGCCGCTATATCGAAGGGCACACGGGACCCGATGATTGCGCGCTGGCCGCACAGGCCGCCGAGATGCTGGGCGATGCCTTGGGCGGCCAAGGCAACATCGTCGTGGTCGAGGGGACACCCGGCTATGCGGTGTCGATACTGCGCGGCAACTGCTTCCTTGATGAGCTTGCGGACAACTATCCCGACATCGAAGTGCTCGCCAGCCAGACCGCTGAGTGGAACCGGGAAAAAGCACAGACAGTGACCGAGACCTTCCTGACCCAGTTCGGCGATCAGATTGATGGCGTTTATGCGTTTGATGACGGTATGGCACTTGGCGTCGTAAGCGCCCTGCAAGGTGCCGGGAAAGAGCCCGGTGACGTCAAAGTTGTCAGCTGCAACCAGTTTGGCGAAGGCTGGGACGCCATGCGCGAAGGCTGGATTTCCGGTTCGGGGAAACAGTCGCCGATCGATGATGCAATCCTTGCGATCCAGACCGCGATCAAGGTCGCAAACGGCATCGAAGTGCCCGAGCTCCAGGAAATCGAGCGTGCCAAGATCACGCCCGAAAACGTGGACGAGTTCGAACGTCCCACTTGGTAA
- a CDS encoding zinc-binding dehydrogenase, protein MTQKMRAAVLVEPRRFELDLRPVPDIQPDEVLLEVARCGICGTDTHIYDGGFMAHRLPLVPGHEFSGRVVQSGAKSGVAEGIAAVVDINHGCGRCYYCRRGQLMNCPSIKQIGIDVDGGFAEYVRVPGHLVIEALETTSFDVLALTEPAACVVHTAVRSGLEPARSVLIIGAGPIGNLHIQMQRLTGAAPIIVAETSPERAKLAKAVGADAVVSDPGRLLGVVHEMTDGRGVDLAIESVGATALYEVAQAALRPGGHLAAFGLPPEGSELNVDLLSTVLREYSLMGSVAGPGQAMHRALSLLCHGRFDTTAFTAAAYALDDIGTAFDTLADRPNDLKTQIILNDAL, encoded by the coding sequence ATGACACAAAAAATGCGAGCCGCTGTTTTGGTTGAGCCGCGCAGATTTGAATTGGATTTGCGCCCTGTTCCAGACATCCAGCCCGACGAGGTTTTGCTAGAGGTCGCAAGGTGCGGCATTTGCGGGACAGACACGCATATCTACGACGGTGGCTTTATGGCCCATCGCCTGCCTCTTGTGCCGGGGCACGAGTTTTCCGGTCGCGTCGTGCAATCAGGTGCGAAAAGCGGTGTCGCCGAGGGCATTGCGGCTGTGGTGGACATCAACCACGGGTGCGGACGCTGCTATTACTGCCGCCGAGGGCAATTGATGAACTGCCCCTCAATCAAACAGATCGGCATCGACGTGGATGGTGGCTTTGCAGAATACGTGCGGGTGCCGGGCCATCTTGTGATCGAAGCGCTGGAAACGACCTCATTTGACGTGCTGGCCCTGACAGAGCCTGCTGCCTGCGTCGTCCACACCGCGGTGCGCAGCGGGCTTGAACCGGCGCGGTCCGTGCTGATTATCGGGGCGGGGCCCATTGGAAACCTGCATATCCAGATGCAACGTCTGACAGGGGCAGCACCTATCATCGTGGCCGAGACATCACCGGAACGGGCAAAGCTGGCAAAAGCGGTGGGTGCAGACGCCGTTGTCAGCGATCCAGGCAGGCTTCTTGGTGTGGTGCATGAAATGACTGACGGGCGCGGTGTCGATCTGGCGATCGAAAGCGTCGGCGCGACGGCTTTATATGAGGTAGCGCAAGCGGCGCTTCGACCGGGCGGTCACCTTGCCGCATTTGGCCTTCCGCCCGAAGGGTCGGAATTGAATGTGGATTTACTGTCGACGGTATTGCGCGAATATTCCCTTATGGGAAGTGTCGCAGGGCCCGGACAAGCGATGCACCGCGCGTTGAGTTTGTTATGTCATGGCAGGTTCGACACGACCGCGTTTACGGCTGCAGCCTACGCGTTGGATGACATTGGCACCGCGTTTGACACGCTTGCGGACCGACCCAACGATTTGAAAACCCAGATTATTCTCAACGACGCGCTCTAG